A single region of the Winslowiella toletana genome encodes:
- a CDS encoding gamma-glutamyltransferase family protein, producing MIQSNMAPLGMAVAPHHLASESALAVLREGGNAIEAMVAAAATIAVVYPHMNGLGGDGFWLIMPPKGEPIAIDASGAAGSLAHFDYYSDEKVIPHRGPKAALTVAGTVSGWAEALKLSKELGGAQQPVARLLADAIRYAADGIPVTQSQASATQSKLSELVNQPGFARTFLPDGEAPRAGSRFTQPDLANTLSALTLDGLDSFYRGPLATKLALEMSRLGMPITLEDLHNHQAKRRTPLRVSHQQGEIYNMTPPTQGLVSLAILGITDRLNMAEADDAQTVHRIVEATKLAFSLRDQYITDPRHITEEMQSLLDADRLATMAAQVDDAKAAPWGTGRGPGDTVWMGVMDSSGLAVSFIQSIYHEFGSGVVLPDTGITWQNRGAAFSLQPDHLLALAPGKQPFHTLNPAAARLHDGRTLVYGSMGGDGQPQTQAAIFNRHVVQGLPLQQAISAPRWLLGRTWGQASDSLKLEGRFSAETVATLRALGHEVEILPDFSEAVGHAGAIVRHNNGMLEGAFDPRSNGSAAGF from the coding sequence ATGATTCAAAGTAATATGGCCCCGCTGGGTATGGCGGTGGCACCTCACCATCTGGCGAGTGAAAGTGCACTGGCGGTGCTGCGCGAAGGCGGCAATGCCATTGAAGCAATGGTTGCCGCTGCCGCGACTATCGCCGTCGTTTACCCGCATATGAATGGCCTCGGCGGTGACGGCTTCTGGCTGATTATGCCACCCAAAGGCGAGCCGATAGCCATTGATGCCAGTGGCGCGGCCGGATCGCTGGCACACTTCGATTACTACAGCGATGAAAAAGTCATTCCGCATCGCGGTCCTAAAGCGGCGCTGACGGTGGCCGGTACCGTTAGCGGCTGGGCGGAAGCGCTGAAGCTGTCGAAAGAGCTGGGCGGTGCGCAACAGCCGGTTGCCCGACTGCTGGCCGATGCGATTCGCTATGCCGCCGACGGTATTCCGGTTACCCAGTCGCAGGCCTCGGCCACGCAGAGCAAATTGAGCGAACTGGTCAATCAACCGGGTTTTGCCCGCACCTTTTTGCCTGACGGTGAAGCACCACGCGCCGGCAGTCGTTTTACTCAGCCGGATCTGGCGAATACGCTTAGTGCGCTGACCCTCGACGGGCTGGACAGCTTCTACCGTGGCCCACTGGCCACTAAGCTGGCGCTGGAGATGTCGCGGCTCGGCATGCCGATCACGCTGGAAGATCTGCACAACCATCAGGCGAAGCGCCGTACGCCGCTGCGCGTTTCACATCAGCAGGGCGAAATCTACAATATGACGCCGCCGACTCAGGGACTGGTATCGCTGGCAATCCTTGGCATCACCGATCGGCTGAATATGGCCGAAGCCGATGATGCGCAAACCGTACATCGCATTGTTGAAGCCACCAAACTGGCATTCAGCCTGCGCGATCAATACATCACCGATCCGCGCCATATCACTGAAGAGATGCAGTCGCTGCTGGATGCCGATCGCCTCGCCACCATGGCGGCGCAAGTTGACGACGCCAAAGCCGCGCCGTGGGGAACCGGGCGCGGGCCTGGCGATACGGTGTGGATGGGGGTAATGGACAGCAGCGGGCTGGCGGTGTCATTTATTCAGAGTATCTATCACGAATTTGGCAGCGGTGTGGTGTTGCCGGATACCGGTATTACCTGGCAGAACCGTGGTGCGGCCTTTAGCCTGCAACCCGATCATCTGCTGGCACTGGCACCGGGAAAACAGCCTTTCCATACCCTTAATCCGGCGGCAGCCCGGCTGCATGATGGTCGCACGCTGGTGTATGGCTCAATGGGCGGCGACGGTCAGCCGCAAACTCAGGCGGCAATTTTTAATCGTCACGTGGTGCAGGGCTTACCGCTCCAGCAGGCGATCAGCGCACCGCGCTGGCTGCTGGGCCGCACCTGGGGGCAGGCATCCGACTCGTTGAAACTGGAGGGCCGCTTTTCCGCTGAAACCGTCGCTACCCTGCGCGCACTGGGCCATGAAGTGGAAATTCTGCCGGATTTCAGTGAAGCCGTCGGCCATGCGGGCGCCATTGTGCGGCATAACAACGGCATGCTGGAGGGGGCATTCGACCCACGCAGCAACGGCAGCGCTGCCGGTTTTTAA
- the hpxX gene encoding oxalurate catabolism protein HpxX: MMTSTSDWAAYLAQMEQLLALELDDARRAELQSQFSRIAAMSAPLMAYPLDDRLEVAGVYQA; encoded by the coding sequence ATGATGACGAGTACCTCTGACTGGGCCGCTTATCTGGCGCAAATGGAACAGCTGCTGGCGCTGGAACTGGACGATGCACGCCGTGCCGAGCTGCAAAGCCAATTCAGTCGTATTGCCGCGATGTCGGCACCGCTGATGGCTTATCCCCTCGACGATCGACTGGAAGTGGCGGGAGTTTATCAGGCATGA
- the hpxA gene encoding allantoin racemase: MQKQIIQVINPNTSLAMTETIAVAARAVAAANTEIVAVSPSHGLPSIEGHFDEAIATVGVLEQIKLGREQGVSGHVIACFGDPGLLAARELACGPVVGIAEAAMHMATLVATRFSIVTTLPRTLVIARHLLRQYGFEHHCAALHAIDLPVLALEDGSGIAQEKVRARCIQAKREDGSGAIVLGCGGMATLAQELTHELGLPVIDGVGAAVKMVESLVALGLSTSKYGDLDYPRKKAATGAFQHLN; the protein is encoded by the coding sequence ATGCAAAAACAGATTATTCAGGTGATTAACCCCAATACCAGCCTGGCAATGACGGAAACCATTGCCGTGGCGGCGCGTGCGGTAGCGGCAGCCAATACTGAAATTGTTGCGGTGTCTCCTTCGCACGGGCTGCCTTCGATTGAGGGCCATTTCGATGAAGCGATTGCCACGGTTGGCGTGCTGGAACAGATCAAACTGGGGCGTGAACAGGGCGTCAGTGGCCATGTGATTGCCTGCTTCGGCGATCCGGGGCTGTTGGCTGCACGTGAACTGGCCTGCGGGCCGGTGGTGGGTATTGCGGAAGCCGCAATGCATATGGCAACGCTGGTCGCCACACGCTTCTCGATCGTCACCACCTTACCGCGCACGCTGGTGATTGCCCGTCATTTATTGCGCCAGTATGGCTTTGAACATCACTGCGCAGCGCTGCATGCGATCGATTTACCGGTGCTGGCGCTGGAAGATGGCAGCGGAATTGCACAAGAGAAAGTTCGCGCGCGTTGTATACAGGCAAAACGCGAAGACGGCAGTGGTGCCATCGTGCTGGGATGCGGCGGTATGGCCACGCTGGCGCAGGAGCTGACGCACGAGCTGGGACTGCCGGTTATCGATGGCGTCGGCGCAGCGGTAAAAATGGTTGAATCGCTGGTGGCGCTGGGGTTATCAACCAGCAAATATGGCGACCTCGACTACCCGAGGAAAAAAGCCGCAACCGGTGCTTTTCAGCATCTTAACTGA
- the hpxZ gene encoding oxalurate catabolism protein HpxZ, with protein sequence MKSEEINRPAVVAEVTAAFYRYEQALVGNDTAVLDELFWHDDRTVRLGAGENLYGIEQIRAFRAARPSAGLDRQLRNTVITTFGEDYAVCSTEFTRVGSDKIGRQQQSWVKLPAGWRIVAAQVSLMT encoded by the coding sequence ATGAAGAGTGAAGAGATTAACCGTCCGGCGGTTGTCGCCGAAGTCACCGCGGCATTTTACCGTTATGAACAGGCGCTGGTTGGCAATGATACGGCGGTGCTGGATGAACTGTTCTGGCACGACGACCGCACCGTGCGGTTGGGTGCCGGTGAGAATTTATACGGGATTGAGCAGATCCGCGCTTTTCGCGCCGCGCGTCCCTCCGCCGGTCTTGATCGTCAGTTACGCAATACGGTCATCACCACCTTTGGTGAAGATTACGCGGTGTGCAGTACCGAATTTACCCGCGTGGGTAGCGACAAGATTGGTCGCCAGCAGCAGAGTTGGGTGAAGTTACCCGCTGGCTGGCGGATTGTGGCGGCACAGGTGAGTTTAATGACCTAA
- a CDS encoding GntR family transcriptional regulator, with the protein MKSENGLKTASDLNDKDEPIYQALMTAIVEHQLPPGSKLPEEALSEVFGVSRTGIRKVLQRLAAVQMITLTPKRGAQVATPTVEEAQDIFRSRSIIECANLPFVLEHCQPPHLAALEKLIHQEQQAHEDHDGPAAIRLSAAFHIQLQAISGNQVLAEMVTRLTQRSSLVVAAYGAPWQQGCRCNDHQKLVDLLRKRALQPLTEALQQHFAHIVASLHFERSGETLPDFVRLFTAQGAR; encoded by the coding sequence ATGAAGAGTGAAAACGGCCTGAAAACCGCTTCAGACCTGAATGATAAAGATGAGCCGATCTATCAGGCATTGATGACGGCGATTGTTGAGCATCAGCTGCCGCCAGGCAGCAAATTACCGGAAGAGGCGCTGTCGGAGGTGTTTGGCGTCAGTCGCACCGGGATTCGCAAAGTGCTGCAACGCCTCGCGGCGGTGCAAATGATCACCCTGACGCCCAAACGTGGTGCACAGGTGGCGACGCCGACGGTCGAAGAGGCGCAGGATATCTTTCGCAGTCGCTCAATTATTGAGTGTGCCAATTTGCCCTTCGTGCTGGAGCATTGTCAGCCACCTCACCTGGCGGCACTGGAAAAGCTGATACACCAGGAGCAGCAGGCACATGAGGATCATGATGGCCCGGCGGCTATTCGCCTTTCGGCGGCTTTTCATATTCAGTTGCAGGCCATTTCCGGCAATCAGGTGCTGGCCGAAATGGTGACGCGACTGACCCAGCGTTCGTCTTTAGTGGTCGCCGCATACGGTGCACCCTGGCAGCAAGGCTGCCGCTGTAACGATCATCAGAAACTGGTTGATCTGCTGCGTAAAAGAGCGCTTCAGCCGCTAACCGAGGCTTTACAGCAACATTTCGCCCATATTGTGGCAAGCCTGCACTTTGAACGCAGTGGTGAAACTTTACCGGACTTCGTCCGCCTTTTTACTGCGCAGGGGGCGCGTTAA
- a CDS encoding amino acid ABC transporter permease: MIGQLDFAALWPYWPELLSGLWVTIQLTVLATIGGVGLGIFGAALRSGKPCWLSRIWGLYVELIRNTPFVVQLFFIVFGLPNMGVKLTAGEAALLAMLINLGAYSTEIIRAGIQVTPKGQWEAGRVLGLSRSQTFFRVVLPPSLKRIYPALVSQCIIVMLGSSVVSQVSYEELTFSANLIQSRTFLSFEVYLVATLMYLALSIAMRQILLAAGRKWFGEQP; encoded by the coding sequence ATGATCGGACAACTCGACTTTGCCGCGCTGTGGCCCTACTGGCCGGAACTGCTGTCCGGTCTGTGGGTGACCATCCAGCTCACCGTGCTGGCAACTATCGGCGGCGTGGGGCTGGGCATTTTCGGCGCGGCGCTGCGCAGCGGCAAACCTTGCTGGCTGAGCCGTATCTGGGGGCTGTACGTAGAGCTGATTCGCAATACCCCGTTTGTGGTTCAGCTGTTTTTTATCGTTTTTGGCCTGCCGAATATGGGGGTGAAACTCACCGCTGGCGAGGCCGCGCTGCTGGCGATGCTGATTAATCTTGGCGCCTACAGTACCGAGATTATTCGCGCAGGCATTCAGGTGACGCCAAAAGGGCAGTGGGAAGCCGGACGCGTTCTGGGCCTCAGCCGCTCGCAGACTTTTTTTCGCGTGGTGCTGCCGCCGTCGCTAAAACGCATTTATCCGGCGCTGGTCAGCCAGTGCATTATCGTGATGCTCGGCTCGTCAGTGGTGTCGCAGGTCTCCTATGAAGAGCTGACCTTTTCCGCGAACCTGATTCAGTCGCGGACCTTTTTAAGTTTTGAAGTCTACCTGGTCGCCACGCTGATGTATCTGGCGCTGTCGATTGCCATGCGTCAGATACTGCTGGCCGCAGGGCGTAAATGGTTTGGAGAGCAGCCATGA
- a CDS encoding amino acid ABC transporter permease, giving the protein MMTTFTDWDILRNLLLAARWTILLSLTAFIGGTLVTIPLLLVRLTGRRWPLRIIRGYVELFQGTPLLMQLFLAFFGVALFGIDVSPWTAASLALTLYTSAFLLDIWYGSIKALPKGQWEASRCLGLSFGQTLFRVIAPQAVRIGIAPTVGFAVQVIKGTALASIIGFIELTKAGTILNNVTYQPFKVFGLVALGYFLMCYPLSRYSQYLEKKFNAAHHH; this is encoded by the coding sequence ATGATGACCACTTTTACCGACTGGGACATCCTGCGCAATCTGCTGCTGGCAGCGCGCTGGACCATCCTGCTGTCACTGACAGCTTTTATTGGCGGCACGCTGGTGACCATACCGCTGCTGCTGGTGCGTTTAACCGGTCGCCGCTGGCCGCTGCGTATTATTCGCGGCTACGTTGAACTGTTTCAGGGCACGCCGCTGCTGATGCAGCTGTTTCTGGCGTTTTTTGGTGTGGCACTGTTTGGCATTGATGTGTCGCCGTGGACCGCCGCCTCGCTGGCACTGACGCTGTATACCAGCGCGTTTCTGCTTGATATCTGGTACGGCAGCATTAAGGCGCTACCAAAAGGTCAGTGGGAAGCCTCGCGCTGTCTCGGGCTGAGTTTCGGTCAGACATTGTTTCGGGTGATTGCGCCGCAGGCGGTGCGAATTGGCATTGCGCCGACCGTCGGCTTTGCGGTGCAGGTGATTAAAGGCACCGCGCTGGCGTCGATTATCGGTTTTATCGAGCTGACCAAAGCCGGAACCATCCTGAACAACGTGACGTATCAGCCATTTAAAGTCTTCGGGTTGGTGGCGCTGGGCTACTTCCTGATGTGTTATCCGCTGTCTCGCTACAGCCAGTATCTGGAGAAGAAATTTAATGCCGCTCATCACCATTAA
- the hpxU gene encoding MurR/RpiR family transcriptional regulator HpxU → MKQLDERLKSHYPQLSPQEQRIADFVFDHFDDLISYNSAELARLSGVSKATVSRLFKRLGYEKYKDMRDELRTLRQSGMPLTDNRDAVQGNTLLARHYKQEMANLTQWVNSIDATQFGEIVQALAQGKRIFIVGLRNAYPVALHLRQQLIQARSQVYLLPQPGQTLAEELVDITPQDVVVVVAFRRRPRIIKPMLQQLQQDNIPVLLICEPQAQGVIALSRWQLCASLDSVSAFDSYGSAMSVVNLLANALLHELLSQGRQRIHQIADLYQHMDELEQR, encoded by the coding sequence ATGAAACAGCTTGATGAACGCCTGAAAAGCCATTACCCGCAGTTGTCGCCGCAGGAGCAGCGCATTGCGGACTTTGTCTTTGATCATTTTGACGATCTTATCAGCTATAACAGTGCGGAACTGGCGCGTCTCAGCGGGGTATCGAAAGCCACCGTCAGCCGGTTGTTTAAGCGGTTAGGCTATGAAAAATATAAAGATATGCGCGATGAACTGCGCACTTTACGTCAGAGCGGCATGCCGTTAACCGATAATCGTGATGCGGTGCAGGGCAATACGCTGTTAGCCCGCCACTATAAGCAGGAGATGGCCAATCTGACGCAGTGGGTCAACAGTATTGATGCGACACAGTTTGGTGAAATTGTGCAGGCCCTGGCGCAGGGTAAGCGGATATTTATTGTCGGCCTGCGTAATGCCTATCCGGTGGCATTGCACCTGCGTCAGCAGCTGATACAGGCGCGTTCGCAGGTGTATCTGCTACCTCAGCCGGGGCAGACACTGGCGGAAGAGCTGGTGGATATTACGCCGCAGGATGTGGTGGTGGTGGTGGCATTTCGCCGCCGTCCGCGCATTATCAAGCCGATGCTGCAGCAATTACAGCAGGATAACATTCCGGTATTGCTGATATGTGAACCGCAGGCGCAGGGTGTAATTGCGCTGTCCCGCTGGCAGCTGTGCGCCTCGCTGGACAGCGTTTCCGCCTTCGACAGTTACGGTTCGGCGATGAGCGTGGTCAACCTGCTGGCCAATGCCTTGCTGCACGAATTATTGTCGCAGGGACGTCAGCGCATCCATCAGATTGCCGACCTTTATCAGCATATGGACGAGCTGGAACAACGATAA
- a CDS encoding NCS1 family nucleobase:cation symporter-1 — protein sequence MPNSQRVNPASATEAHASYSPRLCNEDLAPTRNQSWSWYNIFSFWMSDVHSMGGYVVAASFFTLGLASWQVLLCLLVGICIVQLCANLVAKPSQMAGVPYAVICRQAFGVFGANIPAVIRGLIAFAWYGIQTWLAANALMLVLLKFWPALTPMTQSAWLGLSQLGWICFGIMWLLQAMVFWHGMNAIKRFIDVAGPAVYVVMVALAGWIVYQTGFDGISFTLASKQLSIGEQSWQMLTATALVVSYFSGPLLNFGDFARYGKSMGEIRRGNRWGLPFNFLLFSLVTVVIVSGTQSLFGKMITDPIETVSMVGNDLAVAIGLLTMITATIGINIVANFVSPAFDFSNCSPQKISFRTGGMIAAVGSVLLTPWNLFQSPELIHYTLDVLGAFIGPLFGILLVDFYLIKRGTISTDDLFDATPKGKYWYRGGFNPKAIAALLPAVAIGLAISFTPSLHAIANFSWFIGVLLSGICYRWIARDERAPVSGLGAKMILQKD from the coding sequence ATGCCAAATAGTCAACGTGTTAACCCGGCGTCGGCAACCGAAGCCCACGCCAGCTACAGTCCACGGCTGTGTAACGAGGATCTGGCCCCGACGCGCAATCAGAGCTGGAGCTGGTACAACATCTTTTCCTTCTGGATGTCGGATGTACACAGTATGGGAGGCTATGTGGTCGCCGCCAGCTTCTTCACTCTTGGGCTGGCCAGCTGGCAGGTACTGCTTTGTCTGCTGGTCGGCATTTGTATCGTCCAGCTTTGTGCCAATCTGGTGGCGAAACCGAGTCAGATGGCTGGCGTACCCTATGCGGTAATTTGTCGGCAGGCATTTGGCGTATTTGGTGCCAATATTCCGGCGGTGATTCGCGGCCTGATCGCGTTTGCCTGGTACGGCATTCAGACCTGGCTGGCGGCCAATGCGCTGATGCTGGTGCTGCTGAAGTTCTGGCCAGCGCTGACGCCAATGACCCAAAGCGCCTGGCTCGGGTTGTCGCAACTTGGCTGGATCTGCTTTGGCATTATGTGGCTGCTACAGGCGATGGTGTTCTGGCATGGAATGAACGCGATTAAACGCTTTATCGATGTCGCCGGCCCGGCGGTGTATGTGGTGATGGTGGCACTGGCGGGCTGGATTGTGTACCAGACTGGCTTCGACGGTATCTCCTTTACGCTGGCGAGCAAGCAACTGAGCATCGGTGAACAGAGTTGGCAAATGCTGACCGCTACGGCACTGGTGGTCTCTTATTTCTCCGGCCCGCTGCTTAACTTTGGTGACTTCGCGCGCTACGGCAAAAGCATGGGTGAAATTCGCCGCGGTAACCGCTGGGGGTTACCGTTTAACTTCCTGCTGTTTTCGCTGGTGACGGTCGTGATTGTCTCGGGAACTCAGTCACTGTTTGGCAAAATGATCACCGATCCTATCGAAACCGTCAGTATGGTGGGTAACGATCTGGCAGTGGCAATTGGCCTGCTGACAATGATCACTGCCACCATCGGCATTAACATCGTGGCGAATTTCGTCTCTCCGGCTTTTGATTTCTCAAACTGTTCGCCGCAGAAAATCAGCTTCCGTACCGGCGGCATGATTGCAGCGGTCGGTTCGGTACTGTTGACTCCGTGGAACCTGTTCCAGTCACCTGAGCTGATTCACTACACGCTGGACGTGCTGGGGGCGTTTATCGGGCCGCTGTTTGGAATTTTGCTGGTAGATTTCTATCTGATTAAGCGCGGAACCATTTCGACAGATGACCTGTTTGATGCGACGCCAAAAGGCAAATATTGGTATCGCGGAGGCTTTAACCCGAAAGCGATTGCGGCGCTGCTGCCGGCGGTGGCTATTGGCCTGGCGATCAGCTTTACGCCATCGCTGCATGCGATCGCCAACTTTAGCTGGTTTATTGGCGTGCTGTTAAGCGGGATTTGCTATCGCTGGATTGCACGTGATGAACGTGCGCCGGTATCGGGCTTAGGCGCTAAGATGATATTGCAGAAGGACTAA
- the puuE gene encoding allantoinase PuuE, whose product MNDAVEKKEYSFNINYPRDLRGYAGKPPHAAWPGEARIAVQFVLNYEEGAENNVLHGDAGSEQFLSDIIGAASYPERHMSMDSLYEYGSRAGFWRIHNEFQKRGLPLSVFGVAMALARHPEIVEAIKQADYDVVSHGWRWIHYQAMDAKSERQHMQQAIDVLTDLFGKAPTGWYTGRDSPNTRRLVVEQGGFTYDSDYYGDDLPFWTQVTCQDGSVKPHLIIPYTLETNDMRFATPQGFNNTEQFYTYLKDSFDVLYEEGESAPKMMSIGMHCRLLGRPGRFRALQRFLDYIQQHEKVWICTRQQIAEHWIKTHPLA is encoded by the coding sequence ATGAATGATGCGGTAGAAAAGAAAGAATATAGCTTCAATATAAACTATCCGCGCGACCTGCGTGGATATGCCGGTAAGCCACCGCACGCGGCATGGCCGGGCGAGGCGCGTATTGCGGTGCAGTTTGTCCTCAATTATGAAGAGGGCGCGGAAAATAATGTGCTGCACGGTGATGCCGGATCGGAGCAGTTTTTATCAGATATTATTGGCGCGGCCAGCTATCCCGAACGGCATATGTCAATGGATTCGCTGTATGAATACGGCTCGCGCGCCGGTTTCTGGCGTATTCATAATGAGTTCCAGAAACGTGGTTTGCCGCTGAGTGTTTTTGGCGTGGCGATGGCGCTGGCGCGTCACCCGGAAATCGTCGAGGCCATCAAACAGGCTGATTACGATGTGGTCAGCCACGGCTGGCGCTGGATCCACTATCAGGCAATGGATGCCAAAAGCGAGCGCCAGCATATGCAGCAGGCGATTGATGTGTTAACCGATTTGTTCGGTAAAGCGCCGACTGGCTGGTATACCGGCCGTGACAGTCCTAACACCCGGCGGCTGGTGGTTGAGCAGGGCGGTTTTACTTATGACAGCGACTATTATGGCGACGATCTGCCGTTCTGGACGCAGGTGACCTGTCAGGATGGTTCAGTGAAACCCCATCTGATCATTCCCTACACGCTGGAAACGAACGATATGCGCTTTGCGACGCCGCAGGGCTTTAATAACACCGAGCAGTTTTATACCTATCTGAAAGACAGCTTTGACGTGCTGTATGAAGAGGGCGAGAGCGCACCGAAAATGATGTCTATCGGTATGCACTGCCGCCTGTTGGGGCGTCCTGGGCGATTCAGAGCGTTACAGCGCTTTCTCGATTACATCCAGCAGCATGAGAAGGTGTGGATCTGTACCCGCCAGCAGATTGCTGAGCACTGGATTAAAACGCATCCGCTGGCGTAG
- a CDS encoding transporter substrate-binding domain-containing protein — protein sequence MKKVLMAAMGAALMLSQVTQVMADQLQDIQKRGVLRVAVPQDFPPFGSVGTDLQPQGYDIDMAKYLAKQMKLKLQLVPVTSANRVPYLQTDKVDLVISSMGKNAERERVIDFTRAYAPFFLGVFGPKDTALKDAAELNGKSIGVTRGAVEDMVLSEVAPKQAQVKRYEDNNTTLSAYLSGQVQYVATGNLVVAAISRQNADKAPVAKFMLKDSPCFIGLRKNQPALKEKINALIEQAEADKTLNGMSELWLKAPLPANLGA from the coding sequence ATGAAAAAAGTATTGATGGCGGCAATGGGCGCAGCGCTGATGTTAAGTCAGGTCACGCAGGTAATGGCCGATCAGTTGCAGGACATCCAGAAACGCGGCGTACTGCGCGTAGCAGTGCCGCAGGATTTCCCGCCGTTTGGTTCAGTCGGTACTGATTTGCAGCCGCAGGGCTACGACATCGATATGGCGAAATACCTCGCAAAACAGATGAAACTTAAGTTGCAGCTGGTACCGGTTACCAGTGCCAACCGCGTGCCGTATTTGCAGACTGACAAAGTCGACCTGGTGATCTCCAGCATGGGAAAAAATGCTGAGCGTGAAAGAGTGATCGATTTCACCCGCGCTTATGCACCGTTCTTCCTCGGGGTGTTTGGCCCGAAAGATACCGCGCTGAAAGATGCTGCTGAGCTGAACGGCAAGTCGATCGGCGTTACCCGCGGCGCGGTGGAAGATATGGTGTTAAGCGAAGTGGCACCGAAGCAGGCACAGGTTAAACGTTACGAAGATAACAATACCACGCTGTCCGCTTATCTCTCTGGCCAGGTGCAGTATGTCGCGACCGGGAACCTGGTGGTTGCCGCAATTTCACGCCAGAACGCGGATAAAGCGCCGGTGGCGAAATTTATGTTGAAGGATTCCCCGTGTTTTATCGGCCTGCGTAAAAACCAGCCGGCGCTGAAAGAGAAAATTAACGCGCTGATTGAGCAGGCAGAAGCAGATAAGACGTTGAATGGCATGTCGGAACTGTGGCTGAAAGCCCCTCTGCCAGCCAACTTAGGCGCGTAA
- a CDS encoding AtzE family amidohydrolase produces MNLAELSIAQLQNALTSGDLSAREIAQHTLSAIEQHNPALNAWTEITADRMWQEADVIDRQRRNGQPLPPLAAVPYAVKNLFDVAGYSTLAGASLFRDRPAAREDAWAVNKLAQSGAMLSGMLNMDAYAYGFTTENSHYGATRNPRDLTRIAGGSSGGSAAAVAAGLVHFSLGTDTNGSIRVPASLCGVLGLKPTFGRLSRSGSHPFVASLDHIGPFARSTADLALIYDALQGHDSADAFQANQPPQPTLAALNKGQDGLRCGVLGGYFQQWCNDDARSAVATAARALNASDEVTFADAEIARSSAFLISASEGGNHYLPALRATPERFEPLSRERLLAGAMIPAAWYIQAQRFRRHFQQQVLPLFAQFDVLIAPATPCSATTIGQETMHINGTDLPTRASMGMLTQPISFLGLPVTTVPLQTAGGLPIGLQLIAAPFKEEMALRAARALEQQGLVIAKAATVSR; encoded by the coding sequence ATGAATCTGGCAGAACTGAGCATTGCTCAACTCCAAAACGCGCTGACGAGCGGCGATCTCAGCGCGCGTGAAATTGCTCAACATACGCTGAGCGCAATTGAACAGCACAATCCGGCACTTAACGCCTGGACGGAAATCACCGCCGACCGCATGTGGCAGGAAGCCGATGTTATCGACAGGCAGCGCCGTAACGGTCAGCCGTTACCGCCACTGGCGGCGGTGCCGTATGCGGTTAAAAATCTGTTTGATGTCGCGGGTTACAGCACGCTGGCCGGAGCCAGCCTGTTCCGCGATCGCCCTGCGGCGCGAGAGGATGCCTGGGCAGTGAACAAACTGGCACAATCTGGCGCAATGCTTTCTGGCATGCTGAATATGGATGCCTACGCTTACGGTTTTACCACCGAAAATAGCCACTACGGTGCGACGCGCAATCCGCGTGATCTCACCCGGATCGCCGGAGGCTCGTCGGGTGGTTCAGCCGCAGCAGTGGCTGCCGGACTGGTGCATTTCTCGCTCGGCACGGATACTAATGGTTCAATCAGAGTCCCTGCCTCACTGTGTGGCGTTCTGGGATTGAAACCGACCTTTGGCCGCCTGTCGCGCAGCGGCAGCCATCCGTTTGTAGCCAGCCTCGATCATATTGGCCCGTTTGCCCGCAGCACGGCAGACCTGGCATTGATCTATGACGCCTTACAGGGTCACGATTCCGCTGATGCTTTCCAGGCCAATCAGCCGCCGCAACCGACACTGGCCGCACTGAACAAAGGGCAGGACGGATTGCGCTGCGGCGTGCTCGGCGGCTATTTCCAGCAGTGGTGTAATGACGATGCCCGCAGCGCAGTGGCGACGGCAGCACGCGCACTGAACGCCAGTGATGAGGTGACATTCGCCGATGCCGAAATCGCCCGCTCTTCCGCGTTTCTGATTAGCGCGTCGGAAGGCGGTAATCATTATCTACCGGCACTGCGTGCCACCCCGGAACGCTTTGAGCCACTATCACGCGAACGCCTGCTGGCTGGCGCCATGATCCCGGCCGCCTGGTATATTCAGGCCCAACGTTTCCGCCGTCATTTCCAGCAGCAGGTTCTGCCGCTGTTTGCACAATTTGATGTGCTGATTGCCCCCGCTACGCCCTGCAGCGCCACCACTATTGGCCAGGAGACGATGCATATCAACGGGACAGATCTGCCAACGCGTGCCAGCATGGGCATGCTGACGCAGCCGATCTCCTTCCTCGGCTTGCCGGTCACTACCGTACCGCTGCAAACCGCCGGGGGATTACCGATTGGTCTGCAGCTGATTGCCGCACCGTTTAAAGAAGAGATGGCTCTGCGCGCCGCACGTGCGCTGGAACAGCAGGGTCTGGTTATCGCAAAAGCCGCTACAGTGAGCAGATAA